One part of the Numenius arquata chromosome 24, bNumArq3.hap1.1, whole genome shotgun sequence genome encodes these proteins:
- the STK38 gene encoding serine/threonine-protein kinase 38 isoform X1 encodes MAMTGPTPCSSMSNHTKERVTMTKVTLENFYSNLIAQHEEREMRQKKLEQMMEEEGLKDEEKRIRRSAHAQKETEFLRLKRTRLGLEDFESLKVIGRGAFGEVRLVQKKDTGHVYAMKILRKADMLEKEQVGHIRAERDILVEADSLWVVKMFYSFQDKLNLYLIMEFLPGGDMMTLLMKKDTLTEEETQFYIAETVLAIDSIHQLGFIHRDIKPDNLLLDSKGHVKLSDFGLCTGLKKAHRTEFYRNLNHSLPSDFTFQNMNSKRKAETWKRNRRQLAFSTVGTPDYIAPEVFMQTGYNKLCDWWSLGVIMYEMLIGYPPFCSETPQETYKKVMNWKETLTFPPEVPISDKAKDLILRFCCEWEHRIGASGVEEIKSNPFFEGVDWEHIRERPAAISIEIKSIDDTSNFDEFPESDILKPTVATSNHPETDYKNKDWVFINYTYKRFEGLTARGAIPSYMKAGK; translated from the exons ACAAAAGAAGCTAGAACAAATGATGGAAGAAGAAGGCTTAAAAGATGAAGAG AAAAGAATCAGGAGATCGGCACACGCCCAGAAGGAAACGGAGTTTCTTCGCCTAAAGAGAACGAGGCTTGGTTTGGAAGACTTTGAGTCTTTAAAAGTCATCGGCAGAGGAGCATTCGGAGAG GTACGACTTGTGCAGAAGAAAGATACGGGCCATGTTTATGCAATGAAAATACTCCGTAAAGCTGATATGCTTGAGAAAGAGCAG GTTGGCCACATTCGTGCAGAGCGGGACATTCTGGTGGAGGCAGACAGTTTGTGGGTGGTGAAAATGTTCTACAGTTTTCAGGACAAGCTGAACCTCTACCTTATCATGGAGTTCCTGCCCGGAG GTGATATGATGACGCTGTTGATGAAAAAAGACACTTTGACGGAAGAAGAGACGCAGTTCTACATAGCTGAGACCGTGCTGGCCATCGATTCTATCCATCAGCTGGGTTTTATCCATCGGGACATAAAACCAGACAACCTTCTTCTGGACAGCAAG ggcCACGTTAAACTCTCTGATTTCGGGCTGTGTACTGGACTAAAGAAAGCCCACAGAACAGAATTTTATAGGAACTTGAACCACAGTCTTCCCAGTGACTTCA CTTTCCAGAACATGAATtccaaaaggaaagcagagacaTGGAAGAGAAATAGACGGCAGTTG GCTTTTTCTACCGTGGGCACTCCAGATTACATCGCCCCTGAGGTTTTCATGCAGACCGGCTACAACAAGCTCTGCGACTGGTGGTCGCTTGGGGTCATCATGTACGAGATGTTGATCG gttATCCACCGTTCTGTTCTGAGACTCCTCAAGAAACATATAAAAAAGTCATGAACTGGAAAGAGACTCTCACATTTCCTCCGGAAGTTCCAATATCTGATAAAGCAAAGGATCTTATTTTAAG ATTTTGCTGTGAATGGGAGCACAGAATTGGTGCATCTGGTGTGGAGGAAATAAAGAGTAACCCATTCTTTGAAGGGGTAGATTGGGAGCACATCAG AGAGAGACCTGCTGCAATTTCAATAGAAATTAAAAGCATTGATGATACCTCAAACTTTGATGAATTTCCCGAATCTGATATCCTTAAACCAACAG TGGCAACGAGCAACCATCCAGAGACTGACTACAAGAACAAAGACTGGGTTTTTATCAATTACACCTACAAGCGTTTTGAAGGCCTGACAGCCCGAGGAGCAATCCCATCCTACATGAAAGCGGGAAAGTAA
- the KCTD20 gene encoding BTB/POZ domain-containing protein KCTD20 isoform X2, with protein sequence MSRHSSLRKRNQLLTSRRPSMNVNCAGGTDWSRNPESSCSVENRTAAIHESEESNVALGGHTPAAGPRTEDSECRHAACPVTPQISSMLSPPEDTHNCHFQDGNKRQSEYFNTQERHGCCALSSNINPQTVAPEKVTLVVDGTRFAVNPQIFTAHPDTMLGRMFGPGREYNFTRPNEKGEYEIAEGISSAVFRTVLDYYKTGIINCPDGISIPDLRDTCDYLCINFDFNTIKCQDLSALLHELSNDGAHKQFDSYLEELILPIMVDSARKGERECHIVVLTDEDTVDWDEDHPPPMGEEYSQILYSSKLYRFFKYIENRDVAKAVLKERGLKNIRIGIEGYPTCKEKVKRRPGGRSEVIYNYVQRPFIQMSWEKEEGKSRHVDFQCVRSKSLTNLVTVGDDVSEDHEVIMHHPPQVDELDRLNAPFSQMAVNDLPD encoded by the exons CTCTTCTCTCAGGAAACGCAACCAACTCCTGACATCACGGAGGCCCAGCATGAATGTTAACTGTGCTGGTGGGACAGACTGGTCAAGAAATCCGGAGTCCAGTTGCTCTGTGGAAAACAGAACTGCAGCGATCCATGAGTCAGAAGAAAGTAATGTGGCGCTTGGAGGTCATACCCCTGCTGCAGGTCCCAGGACTGAGG ATTCTGAATGCCGACACGCTGCTTGTCCAGTAACTCCCCAGATCAGTAGCATGTTGTCTCCTCCTGAAGACACGCACAACTGTCATTTTCAAGATGGAAATAAGAGACAGTCAGAATATTTTAATACCCAGGAACGTCATGGATGCTGCGCTCTGTCTTCAAACATCAATCCACAAACGGTGGCTCCAGAGAAAGTGACGCTTGTGGTCGATGGCACTCGCTTTGCAGTGAATCCACAGATTTTCACGGCTCACCCTGATACTATGCTGGGAAG AATGTTTGGACCAGGAAGAGAATATAATTTCACCAGGCCAAATGAAAAGGGAGAATATGAAATCGCAGAAGGAATTAGCTCGGCTGTGTTCCGGACCGTGCTG GATTATTACAAAACTGGAATCATTAACTGCCCCGATGGGATTTCCATCCCAGACCTTCGAGACACATGTGATTACCTCTGCATAAACTTTGATTTCAACACAATCAAATGTCAAGATTTAA GCGCTCTGTTACACGAGCTTTCCAACGATGGTGCTCACAAGCAGTTTGACAGTTACCTGGAGGAGCTGATTCTGCCCATCATGGTGGACAGCGCCAGGAAAGGGGAACGCGAATGCCATATCGTCGTGCTGACGGATGAAGACACCGTAGACTGGGATGAAGATCACCCACCGCCGATGGGAGAGGAGTACTCGCAAA tCCTTTACAGTTCCAAGCTGTACAGATTCTTCAAGTATATTGAGAACCGCGATGTCGCAAAAGCTGTGTTAAAGGAACGGGGCCTGAAAAATATTCGCATTGGCATTGAAG GGTACCCCACCTGTAAGGAGAAGGTGAAGAGGAGGCCCGGTGGCCGGTCAGAGGTGATATACAACTACGTTCAACGCCCGTTCATCCAGATGTcgtgggaaaaggaagaaggcaaaAGCCGTCACGTTGATTTCCAGTGCGTTCGGAGCAAATCTCTAACAAACCTGGTCACTGTGGGTGATGACGTTTCAGAGGACCATGAGGTTATAATGCATCACCCCCCACAAGTAGATGAACTGGACAGGCTAAACGCTCCCTTCTCCCAAATGGCTGTTAACGATCTACCCGATTAG
- the KCTD20 gene encoding BTB/POZ domain-containing protein KCTD20 isoform X1: MSRHSSLRKRNQLLTSRRPSMNVNCAGGTDWSRNPESSCSVENRTAAIHESEESNVALGGHTPAAGPRTEGLDSECRHAACPVTPQISSMLSPPEDTHNCHFQDGNKRQSEYFNTQERHGCCALSSNINPQTVAPEKVTLVVDGTRFAVNPQIFTAHPDTMLGRMFGPGREYNFTRPNEKGEYEIAEGISSAVFRTVLDYYKTGIINCPDGISIPDLRDTCDYLCINFDFNTIKCQDLSALLHELSNDGAHKQFDSYLEELILPIMVDSARKGERECHIVVLTDEDTVDWDEDHPPPMGEEYSQILYSSKLYRFFKYIENRDVAKAVLKERGLKNIRIGIEGYPTCKEKVKRRPGGRSEVIYNYVQRPFIQMSWEKEEGKSRHVDFQCVRSKSLTNLVTVGDDVSEDHEVIMHHPPQVDELDRLNAPFSQMAVNDLPD, from the exons CTCTTCTCTCAGGAAACGCAACCAACTCCTGACATCACGGAGGCCCAGCATGAATGTTAACTGTGCTGGTGGGACAGACTGGTCAAGAAATCCGGAGTCCAGTTGCTCTGTGGAAAACAGAACTGCAGCGATCCATGAGTCAGAAGAAAGTAATGTGGCGCTTGGAGGTCATACCCCTGCTGCAGGTCCCAGGACTGA ggGTTTAGATTCTGAATGCCGACACGCTGCTTGTCCAGTAACTCCCCAGATCAGTAGCATGTTGTCTCCTCCTGAAGACACGCACAACTGTCATTTTCAAGATGGAAATAAGAGACAGTCAGAATATTTTAATACCCAGGAACGTCATGGATGCTGCGCTCTGTCTTCAAACATCAATCCACAAACGGTGGCTCCAGAGAAAGTGACGCTTGTGGTCGATGGCACTCGCTTTGCAGTGAATCCACAGATTTTCACGGCTCACCCTGATACTATGCTGGGAAG AATGTTTGGACCAGGAAGAGAATATAATTTCACCAGGCCAAATGAAAAGGGAGAATATGAAATCGCAGAAGGAATTAGCTCGGCTGTGTTCCGGACCGTGCTG GATTATTACAAAACTGGAATCATTAACTGCCCCGATGGGATTTCCATCCCAGACCTTCGAGACACATGTGATTACCTCTGCATAAACTTTGATTTCAACACAATCAAATGTCAAGATTTAA GCGCTCTGTTACACGAGCTTTCCAACGATGGTGCTCACAAGCAGTTTGACAGTTACCTGGAGGAGCTGATTCTGCCCATCATGGTGGACAGCGCCAGGAAAGGGGAACGCGAATGCCATATCGTCGTGCTGACGGATGAAGACACCGTAGACTGGGATGAAGATCACCCACCGCCGATGGGAGAGGAGTACTCGCAAA tCCTTTACAGTTCCAAGCTGTACAGATTCTTCAAGTATATTGAGAACCGCGATGTCGCAAAAGCTGTGTTAAAGGAACGGGGCCTGAAAAATATTCGCATTGGCATTGAAG GGTACCCCACCTGTAAGGAGAAGGTGAAGAGGAGGCCCGGTGGCCGGTCAGAGGTGATATACAACTACGTTCAACGCCCGTTCATCCAGATGTcgtgggaaaaggaagaaggcaaaAGCCGTCACGTTGATTTCCAGTGCGTTCGGAGCAAATCTCTAACAAACCTGGTCACTGTGGGTGATGACGTTTCAGAGGACCATGAGGTTATAATGCATCACCCCCCACAAGTAGATGAACTGGACAGGCTAAACGCTCCCTTCTCCCAAATGGCTGTTAACGATCTACCCGATTAG
- the KCTD20 gene encoding BTB/POZ domain-containing protein KCTD20 isoform X3, protein MLSPPEDTHNCHFQDGNKRQSEYFNTQERHGCCALSSNINPQTVAPEKVTLVVDGTRFAVNPQIFTAHPDTMLGRMFGPGREYNFTRPNEKGEYEIAEGISSAVFRTVLDYYKTGIINCPDGISIPDLRDTCDYLCINFDFNTIKCQDLSALLHELSNDGAHKQFDSYLEELILPIMVDSARKGERECHIVVLTDEDTVDWDEDHPPPMGEEYSQILYSSKLYRFFKYIENRDVAKAVLKERGLKNIRIGIEGYPTCKEKVKRRPGGRSEVIYNYVQRPFIQMSWEKEEGKSRHVDFQCVRSKSLTNLVTVGDDVSEDHEVIMHHPPQVDELDRLNAPFSQMAVNDLPD, encoded by the exons ATGTTGTCTCCTCCTGAAGACACGCACAACTGTCATTTTCAAGATGGAAATAAGAGACAGTCAGAATATTTTAATACCCAGGAACGTCATGGATGCTGCGCTCTGTCTTCAAACATCAATCCACAAACGGTGGCTCCAGAGAAAGTGACGCTTGTGGTCGATGGCACTCGCTTTGCAGTGAATCCACAGATTTTCACGGCTCACCCTGATACTATGCTGGGAAG AATGTTTGGACCAGGAAGAGAATATAATTTCACCAGGCCAAATGAAAAGGGAGAATATGAAATCGCAGAAGGAATTAGCTCGGCTGTGTTCCGGACCGTGCTG GATTATTACAAAACTGGAATCATTAACTGCCCCGATGGGATTTCCATCCCAGACCTTCGAGACACATGTGATTACCTCTGCATAAACTTTGATTTCAACACAATCAAATGTCAAGATTTAA GCGCTCTGTTACACGAGCTTTCCAACGATGGTGCTCACAAGCAGTTTGACAGTTACCTGGAGGAGCTGATTCTGCCCATCATGGTGGACAGCGCCAGGAAAGGGGAACGCGAATGCCATATCGTCGTGCTGACGGATGAAGACACCGTAGACTGGGATGAAGATCACCCACCGCCGATGGGAGAGGAGTACTCGCAAA tCCTTTACAGTTCCAAGCTGTACAGATTCTTCAAGTATATTGAGAACCGCGATGTCGCAAAAGCTGTGTTAAAGGAACGGGGCCTGAAAAATATTCGCATTGGCATTGAAG GGTACCCCACCTGTAAGGAGAAGGTGAAGAGGAGGCCCGGTGGCCGGTCAGAGGTGATATACAACTACGTTCAACGCCCGTTCATCCAGATGTcgtgggaaaaggaagaaggcaaaAGCCGTCACGTTGATTTCCAGTGCGTTCGGAGCAAATCTCTAACAAACCTGGTCACTGTGGGTGATGACGTTTCAGAGGACCATGAGGTTATAATGCATCACCCCCCACAAGTAGATGAACTGGACAGGCTAAACGCTCCCTTCTCCCAAATGGCTGTTAACGATCTACCCGATTAG